A genomic window from Nocardioides jiangxiensis includes:
- a CDS encoding phospholipase D-like domain-containing protein, which produces MKRLWIVLVPALLAPVVLAAATHEQAGPRPAVSPVAASLPRSQRTAAPSERLLHNDPHTDPHAIADALVDDIDGVPPGERIDITTYWLESGRIAEALVRAHRRGVVVHLRVDASSRSRTPEAHTVAAELARTPDDGSWLHRDRHVAGADEGILHEKTFRFSRTGADRWVVVTGSWNAADSSDRNTYAAMWRVAGHEDVYDAFAAAEAAEKERMRGPGPARWFRGQGWAAYFLPLSHHAVAADASIDPVMRILRAVPATRTTRVRVAMYSMWDTRAAWIAAELARISRGGGHVVMVAGPTVDAATRATLRAAGGQVVNGCFPDGTFVHSKDMALTYVHRGRTVRWTWVGSDNWTSRGMTSDQAVLGLEGAGPQRQFVAAFAPLARRTDGLDGRTCRPRHD; this is translated from the coding sequence ATGAAGCGCCTGTGGATCGTCCTCGTGCCGGCCCTGCTCGCCCCTGTCGTCCTCGCTGCGGCGACGCACGAGCAGGCGGGGCCGCGGCCGGCTGTCTCGCCGGTGGCGGCCTCGCTGCCGCGCTCCCAGCGCACGGCTGCTCCCAGCGAACGCCTCCTCCACAACGACCCTCACACCGACCCCCATGCGATCGCCGACGCGCTCGTCGACGACATCGACGGCGTGCCACCGGGGGAGCGGATCGACATCACCACCTACTGGCTGGAGTCCGGACGGATCGCGGAGGCGCTCGTTCGTGCCCACCGCCGGGGCGTCGTCGTACACCTGCGGGTGGACGCCAGCTCCCGCTCCCGGACGCCGGAGGCGCACACCGTCGCCGCCGAGCTGGCCCGCACGCCGGACGACGGCTCGTGGCTGCACCGCGACCGGCACGTCGCCGGCGCGGACGAAGGCATCCTGCACGAGAAGACCTTCCGCTTCTCGCGGACCGGCGCCGACCGCTGGGTCGTCGTCACCGGCTCGTGGAACGCCGCTGACTCCTCCGACCGCAACACGTACGCCGCGATGTGGCGCGTGGCCGGCCACGAGGACGTGTACGACGCGTTCGCTGCCGCGGAGGCAGCCGAGAAGGAAAGGATGCGGGGACCCGGCCCGGCACGCTGGTTCCGCGGGCAGGGGTGGGCGGCGTACTTCCTGCCGCTGTCGCACCACGCCGTCGCGGCGGATGCGTCGATCGACCCCGTCATGCGGATCCTCCGCGCCGTCCCCGCGACGCGGACCACCCGGGTGCGGGTCGCCATGTACTCGATGTGGGACACCCGGGCCGCCTGGATCGCCGCCGAGCTGGCACGGATCAGCAGGGGCGGTGGCCACGTGGTCATGGTCGCCGGACCGACGGTCGACGCGGCGACGCGGGCGACCCTGCGTGCAGCCGGGGGCCAGGTCGTCAACGGCTGCTTCCCCGACGGCACCTTCGTGCACAGCAAGGACATGGCACTGACCTACGTGCACCGGGGCCGCACGGTGCGCTGGACCTGGGTGGGGTCGGACAACTGGACCTCGCGCGGCATGACGAGCGACCAGGCCGTGCTCGGCCTCGAGGGTGCGGGGCCGCAGCGGCAGTTCGTAGCGGCGTTCGCTCCGCTTGCCCGGCGGACCGACGGCCTGGATGGCCGGACCTGCCGTCCGCGGCACGACTGA
- a CDS encoding DUF5709 domain-containing protein — translation MTESGQLQPEETLDDRGVDDVLDEGISPPERPRGVEEFGTTPYEEEVGESLDQRVAREEPDPAAEVAYGLEEDEMDENPEADPAPAGAVGDERAGRLVAPDQGIETDVEKDEVARDVGIDGAGASAEEAAVHVVSDTTLEEGESASEPPD, via the coding sequence ATGACTGAATCAGGACAGCTGCAGCCGGAAGAGACCCTGGACGACAGGGGAGTCGACGACGTGCTGGACGAGGGCATCTCGCCGCCGGAGAGGCCTCGTGGTGTGGAGGAGTTCGGGACCACGCCGTACGAGGAGGAGGTGGGCGAGAGCCTCGACCAGCGCGTCGCGCGCGAGGAGCCCGATCCGGCCGCCGAGGTCGCGTACGGGCTCGAGGAGGACGAGATGGACGAGAACCCGGAGGCCGATCCGGCGCCCGCGGGCGCGGTCGGCGACGAACGGGCCGGTCGCCTCGTGGCGCCCGACCAGGGCATCGAGACCGATGTCGAGAAGGACGAGGTCGCCCGCGACGTCGGGATCGACGGTGCAGGGGCGAGCGCCGAGGAGGCCGCCGTGCACGTGGTCAGCGACACCACGCTGGAGGAGGGCGAGAGCGCCTCGGAGCCGCCCGACTGA
- a CDS encoding SRPBCC family protein, with protein sequence MTTMEKSVTVDVPVHEVYDQWTQFESFPRFMQGVAEVRQLDDTHLHWRAEIAGVEREWDAEIVDQTPDERITWRAMQGTKNDGTVSFAPVDGGSCTRVTLRMDFEPEGFAEKAGDMLHIVQSRVGGDLERFKEFIEHAGHATGGWRGEVKPGDAGTTGSTGAAAPAGGAGTTGTTGTTGTTGATDPAGTAGLGDMSGRGYPTEDDTIPPV encoded by the coding sequence ATGACGACCATGGAGAAGAGCGTCACCGTCGACGTCCCCGTGCACGAGGTCTACGACCAGTGGACCCAGTTCGAGTCGTTCCCGCGATTCATGCAGGGCGTCGCGGAGGTCCGGCAGCTCGATGACACCCACCTGCACTGGAGGGCCGAGATCGCCGGCGTCGAGCGCGAGTGGGACGCCGAGATCGTCGACCAGACGCCCGACGAGCGGATCACCTGGCGCGCGATGCAGGGCACGAAGAACGACGGCACCGTGTCGTTCGCGCCGGTCGACGGCGGCAGCTGCACCCGCGTGACGCTGCGGATGGACTTCGAGCCCGAGGGGTTCGCCGAGAAGGCCGGCGACATGCTGCACATCGTGCAGAGCCGCGTCGGCGGCGATCTGGAGCGGTTCAAGGAGTTCATCGAGCACGCGGGTCACGCGACCGGAGGCTGGCGCGGCGAGGTGAAGCCGGGCGACGCCGGCACCACGGGCTCGACCGGCGCGGCGGCCCCCGCCGGCGGCGCCGGCACGACGGGCACCACCGGCACGACGGGCACGACCGGCGCCACCGACCCGGCGGGCACCGCCGGCCTCGGCGACATGTCCGGTCGGGGCTACCCGACGGAAGACGACACCATCCCGCCGGTGTGA
- a CDS encoding LysR substrate-binding domain-containing protein, whose protein sequence is MDKTRLWLWGHKANLWNVLGNHVPDLRALELLALVGRTGSLSAAAAETGITQQAASSRMRTTEALVGAPLLSRSRKGSALTPTGELVVQWSTRVLEAAAELDAGLQALRSDRRGHLSVAASLTIAEHLLPGWLVAVRDQQRRRGVPPTEFVMTATNSERVAALVASGSVDLGFVEGPKPPPGLQHELVGVDELVVVVAPDHAWAQKSRRIHAVTLAATPLVVREVGSGTREVLERALSGLPAADPALELSSAAAVRAAVMAGAGPAALSSHAVRDDLASGRLVAVSVSGLDLSRHLHAVWTGGPTPPAGPARDLVRWAAGRVGSVED, encoded by the coding sequence GTGGACAAAACGAGGTTGTGGTTGTGGGGTCACAAGGCTAACTTGTGGAACGTGCTGGGAAACCATGTTCCGGACCTCCGTGCGCTGGAATTGCTCGCCCTCGTGGGCCGCACCGGCAGCCTGAGCGCCGCTGCCGCTGAGACCGGAATCACACAACAGGCCGCCTCGTCCCGTATGCGTACGACGGAGGCGCTGGTCGGCGCGCCCCTCCTGAGCCGGAGCCGCAAGGGGTCGGCACTGACCCCGACGGGCGAGCTCGTCGTGCAGTGGTCCACCCGCGTGCTCGAGGCCGCGGCCGAGCTCGACGCCGGCCTGCAGGCGCTCCGCTCGGACCGTCGCGGTCACCTGTCGGTGGCGGCCAGCCTGACCATCGCCGAGCACCTGCTGCCTGGCTGGCTGGTGGCGGTGCGTGACCAGCAGCGGCGCCGCGGCGTACCGCCGACGGAGTTCGTGATGACCGCGACCAACAGCGAGCGGGTCGCCGCGCTGGTGGCGTCCGGCAGCGTGGACCTGGGGTTCGTGGAGGGCCCGAAGCCGCCGCCGGGCCTCCAGCACGAGCTGGTCGGGGTCGACGAGCTCGTCGTGGTCGTCGCGCCCGACCACGCCTGGGCGCAGAAGTCGCGTCGCATCCACGCGGTGACCCTGGCGGCGACGCCCCTCGTCGTCCGCGAGGTGGGGTCGGGCACCCGCGAGGTCCTCGAGCGCGCTCTCTCCGGCCTGCCCGCGGCCGACCCCGCACTCGAGCTCTCCAGCGCGGCTGCGGTGCGCGCCGCCGTCATGGCCGGGGCAGGCCCGGCAGCGCTGAGCTCGCACGCTGTTCGCGACGACCTGGCCTCCGGTCGCCTGGTCGCGGTCTCCGTCTCCGGCCTCGACCTCAGCCGCCACCTGCACGCCGTGTGGACCGGCGGGCCGACGCCGCCGGCAGGGCCCGCGCGCGACCTCGTGCGCTGGGCCGCGGGGCGAGTGGGATCCGTGGAGGACTGA
- a CDS encoding FAD-dependent oxidoreductase: protein MTLRVAVVGGGPAGIYAADILTKSDVDVSVDIIERLPAPFGLVRYGVAPDHPRIKEIIKALDRVLAKDEIRFLGNVNFGTDVKLEELQEFYDAVIFSTGAKSDRDLGIPGEEYSIGAADFVSWYDAHPDDAPTWDFEGATSVAVLGVGNVALDVARVLAKTGDEMLVTDIPAQVYEGLKSKQITDVHVFARRGPAYAKFSPLELRELNHSPNVEVVVHPEGFDVDEHGMEHIGKHKSQKMVLDTLANWVGRDEVGKPHRIHLHFCEAPAEIVTDEAGKVVALKTERTHSPNADGNVEGTGEITEWPVQQVYRAIGYKSDALPGLPWDERNAVIPNDGGKVLDLDGNHIPGVFTTGWIKRGPVGLIGHTKSDAAETVGHLLELTTETAPQRSDAAVDAFFAERGANVFTHDHWLALDAHEIALGEAQERLRVKVPTREGMLDAGQK from the coding sequence ATGACTCTTCGCGTTGCTGTGGTGGGTGGCGGTCCGGCCGGCATCTACGCCGCCGACATCCTCACCAAGTCCGACGTCGATGTCTCCGTCGACATCATCGAGCGCCTCCCTGCGCCGTTCGGCCTCGTGCGCTACGGCGTCGCGCCGGACCACCCGCGCATCAAGGAGATCATCAAGGCGCTCGACCGCGTGCTGGCCAAGGACGAGATCCGCTTCCTGGGCAACGTCAACTTCGGCACGGACGTGAAGCTCGAGGAGCTCCAGGAGTTCTACGACGCCGTCATCTTCTCCACCGGCGCCAAGTCCGACCGCGACCTGGGCATCCCGGGCGAGGAGTACTCGATCGGCGCCGCCGACTTCGTCTCCTGGTACGACGCCCACCCCGACGACGCGCCCACGTGGGACTTCGAGGGGGCGACCTCCGTCGCCGTCCTCGGCGTCGGCAACGTGGCGCTCGACGTCGCCCGCGTGCTGGCCAAGACCGGTGACGAGATGCTCGTGACCGACATCCCGGCGCAGGTCTACGAGGGCCTCAAGAGCAAGCAGATCACCGACGTGCACGTCTTCGCCCGCCGCGGTCCGGCGTACGCGAAGTTCTCGCCGCTGGAGCTGCGCGAGCTCAACCACTCCCCGAACGTCGAGGTGGTCGTCCACCCCGAGGGCTTCGACGTGGACGAGCACGGCATGGAGCACATCGGCAAGCACAAGTCGCAGAAGATGGTGCTCGACACCCTCGCCAACTGGGTGGGTCGCGACGAGGTCGGCAAGCCGCACCGCATCCACCTGCACTTCTGCGAGGCGCCGGCCGAGATCGTCACCGACGAGGCCGGCAAGGTCGTCGCACTGAAGACCGAGCGCACGCACTCCCCCAACGCCGACGGCAACGTCGAGGGCACCGGCGAGATCACCGAGTGGCCGGTCCAGCAGGTCTACCGCGCCATCGGCTACAAGTCCGACGCACTGCCGGGCCTCCCGTGGGACGAGCGCAACGCGGTCATCCCCAACGACGGCGGCAAGGTCCTCGACCTCGACGGCAACCACATCCCCGGCGTCTTCACCACCGGCTGGATCAAGCGCGGCCCGGTCGGCCTCATCGGCCACACCAAGTCCGACGCCGCCGAGACCGTCGGCCACCTGCTCGAGCTCACCACGGAGACGGCGCCGCAGCGTTCGGACGCCGCCGTCGACGCGTTCTTCGCCGAGCGTGGCGCCAACGTGTTCACGCACGACCACTGGCTGGCCCTCGACGCCCACGAGATCGCCCTGGGCGAGGCCCAGGAGCGCCTGCGCGTCAAGGTGCCGACCCGCGAGGGCATGCTCGACGCCGGTCAGAAGTGA
- a CDS encoding DinB family protein, translated as MKDVLHRYLQSSREALLWKLEGLPERELRLPRTPTGTNLLGLVKHMANVEAGYFCATFGKPCPAPDELVPESAFETDPQADFYALATESAADISDLYRRVWAAADQTIADLPLDAPGEVPWWPEERRAVTLGQVMVHVLTDLTRHAGHADILRESIDGAAGLRTAAPNLPDGVDWPAYVARLTALADEA; from the coding sequence ATGAAGGACGTGCTGCACCGCTACCTCCAGTCCAGCCGCGAGGCCCTGCTCTGGAAGCTCGAGGGACTCCCCGAGCGCGAGCTGCGCCTGCCACGCACGCCCACCGGGACCAACCTGCTCGGACTGGTCAAGCACATGGCGAACGTCGAGGCCGGCTACTTCTGCGCGACGTTCGGGAAGCCGTGCCCGGCTCCCGACGAGCTGGTCCCGGAGTCGGCCTTCGAGACCGACCCGCAGGCCGACTTCTACGCGCTCGCGACCGAGTCCGCCGCCGACATCAGCGACCTCTACCGCCGTGTGTGGGCAGCCGCGGACCAGACCATCGCGGACCTGCCGCTCGACGCCCCCGGCGAGGTCCCGTGGTGGCCGGAGGAGAGGAGGGCGGTCACGCTCGGACAGGTGATGGTGCACGTCCTGACCGACCTGACCCGGCACGCGGGGCACGCCGACATCCTCCGGGAGTCCATCGACGGGGCTGCGGGCCTGCGGACCGCGGCGCCCAACCTGCCCGACGGCGTCGACTGGCCGGCGTACGTCGCGCGACTGACGGCGCTCGCCGACGAGGCCTGA
- a CDS encoding alpha/beta fold hydrolase produces the protein MTSPALARRNGRAPGMSTLALADGTVVAYRATGPVDAGTTVVLHHGWTQDHTTWDDVVPLLARTLRVVRYDARGHGRSDAGRSAATLDQLADDLADVIRVTAPTGRLVIAGHSLGGPVVLAFAARHPDLLARVDGLALVATSGAGIGRDILGLPGRVTGPVMHVAPYVLGPAGRLPLRRVTRFPGVLAPALRIGLFGPGAATATNRRRTAAQVGRSHPPTVAALAVELVGHDMAAEIRAVGSTPVAILGGTHDVLTPVAHSHALAAALPHATLTIYKGAGHMLPYERTSELVAEIEALARPAAAAV, from the coding sequence ATGACGTCCCCCGCGCTCGCGCGCCGCAACGGCCGCGCTCCCGGCATGTCCACGCTGGCCCTGGCCGACGGCACCGTCGTCGCCTACCGCGCGACCGGTCCCGTCGACGCGGGTACCACGGTCGTGCTCCACCACGGCTGGACACAGGACCACACCACGTGGGACGACGTCGTTCCTCTCCTCGCCCGCACCCTCCGCGTCGTCCGGTACGACGCCCGCGGCCACGGGCGTTCCGACGCGGGCCGGTCCGCGGCCACCCTGGACCAGCTCGCCGACGACCTGGCCGACGTGATCCGAGTGACCGCGCCGACCGGCCGGCTCGTCATCGCCGGCCACTCGCTCGGCGGACCCGTCGTGCTGGCGTTCGCAGCACGGCATCCCGACCTGCTCGCCCGGGTCGACGGACTGGCCCTGGTCGCCACCTCGGGCGCCGGCATCGGCCGCGACATCCTCGGCCTGCCCGGCCGGGTCACCGGCCCGGTGATGCACGTCGCGCCCTACGTCCTCGGGCCTGCGGGCCGCCTGCCGCTGCGCCGCGTCACGCGCTTCCCCGGCGTGCTGGCGCCGGCCCTGCGCATCGGGCTCTTCGGACCGGGCGCGGCGACGGCGACCAACCGGCGCCGCACGGCTGCGCAGGTCGGGCGGAGCCACCCGCCGACGGTCGCGGCGCTCGCGGTCGAGCTCGTCGGCCACGACATGGCGGCAGAGATCCGCGCGGTCGGCAGCACGCCGGTCGCGATCCTCGGCGGCACCCACGACGTGCTCACCCCGGTCGCGCACTCGCACGCCCTCGCAGCGGCGCTCCCGCACGCGACCCTCACCATCTACAAGGGCGCGGGCCACATGCTCCCGTACGAGCGCACGAGCGAGCTGGTCGCGGAGATCGAAGCCCTGGCCCGCCCGGCCGCGGCCGCCGTCTGA
- a CDS encoding GTP cyclohydrolase II yields MTTDAPVLPDCPSLAVRTRVRVPLRFPDGYETVADVFTFRGLADGKEHLALGLGDWESAVARGRAGGEAPLVRPHSECLTGDVFGSQRCDCGPQLREAVERITEEGGFLLYLRQEGRGIGLYAKLDAYALQDDGLDTYEANRALGRGEDERDYTAAAQMLRALGSPRIRLLSNNPDKAVQLDAYGVTVTEQVRTGVHLSLANERYLVAKRDHTAHTLDLGFSA; encoded by the coding sequence ATGACGACCGACGCACCTGTCCTGCCCGACTGCCCGTCGCTGGCGGTCCGCACCCGCGTGCGCGTGCCCCTGCGCTTCCCCGATGGCTACGAGACCGTCGCGGACGTCTTCACGTTCCGCGGCCTTGCCGACGGCAAGGAGCACCTCGCCCTCGGCCTCGGCGACTGGGAGTCCGCGGTCGCGCGCGGCCGCGCCGGGGGAGAGGCGCCGCTGGTGCGCCCGCACTCGGAGTGCCTGACGGGCGACGTGTTCGGGTCGCAGCGGTGTGACTGTGGCCCGCAGCTGCGGGAGGCCGTCGAGAGGATCACCGAGGAGGGCGGGTTCCTCCTGTACCTGCGTCAGGAGGGCCGTGGCATCGGCCTCTACGCGAAGCTCGACGCCTACGCGCTGCAGGACGACGGCCTCGACACCTACGAGGCCAACCGGGCCCTGGGGCGCGGCGAGGACGAGCGTGACTACACCGCCGCTGCGCAGATGCTGCGTGCCCTCGGGTCGCCCCGGATCCGGCTGCTCAGCAACAACCCGGACAAGGCGGTCCAGCTGGACGCCTACGGCGTCACGGTGACCGAGCAGGTGCGCACCGGCGTCCACCTGTCGCTGGCCAATGAGCGCTACCTGGTCGCCAAGCGCGACCACACGGCGCACACCCTCGACCTCGGCTTCAGCGCCTGA
- a CDS encoding DUF3152 domain-containing protein: MRRRRTVAGRRRAAPARRRTSRAMALLGLVVAHVGLLGALPALVASEDGREPGGAVAGLLAYPADAAVPDVRGGAVPTPGVRPVIAALGPEVPHRATGSFVTAPAPRAAPVGDAVTYRVEVERGLPYDAVGFARAVDRTLGDPRSWPARTGRPMARVDGAADLRIVLASPATTDRLCAPLTTEGQVSCRNGDDVVINALRWAQGAPSYGGDVAAYRIYVVNHEVGHGLGHGHARCTGRGDFAPVMLQQTLGLHGCRANPWPTEAEVG, encoded by the coding sequence ATGCGGCGGCGCAGGACGGTGGCGGGGCGGCGTCGTGCTGCGCCCGCGCGGCGCCGCACGTCGCGCGCAATGGCGCTGCTGGGGCTCGTCGTGGCGCACGTCGGCCTGCTCGGCGCCCTGCCCGCACTCGTCGCCTCCGAGGATGGGCGGGAACCCGGTGGCGCCGTTGCAGGGCTCCTGGCGTACCCGGCCGACGCTGCGGTCCCGGACGTCCGGGGCGGCGCGGTGCCCACGCCGGGTGTGCGCCCGGTGATCGCCGCGCTCGGCCCCGAGGTCCCGCACCGCGCCACGGGCAGCTTCGTGACCGCGCCTGCTCCGCGCGCTGCGCCTGTCGGCGACGCCGTCACCTATCGCGTCGAGGTCGAGCGAGGCCTCCCGTACGACGCCGTGGGCTTCGCGCGGGCCGTCGACCGCACGCTCGGGGACCCGCGGAGCTGGCCCGCCCGCACCGGCCGGCCGATGGCGCGTGTCGACGGTGCCGCCGACCTTCGGATCGTGCTCGCCTCGCCCGCGACGACGGACCGACTGTGTGCACCGCTGACCACCGAAGGGCAGGTCTCGTGTCGCAACGGCGACGACGTGGTGATCAACGCCCTGCGGTGGGCGCAGGGCGCGCCCAGCTATGGCGGGGACGTGGCGGCGTACCGGATCTACGTGGTGAACCACGAGGTCGGACACGGCCTCGGGCACGGCCATGCGCGCTGCACCGGTCGCGGGGATTTCGCGCCGGTCATGCTCCAGCAGACCCTCGGTCTCCACGGGTGCCGGGCCAACCCGTGGCCCACCGAGGCGGAGGTCGGCTGA
- a CDS encoding DUF2200 domain-containing protein, with protein sequence MSHRIFTASVASVYPLYVAKVERKGRTVAELRTAITWLTGYDDATFDRMLADGTTFEEFFARATLNPRSALITGSVCGVKVQEVEDPLMRSIRYLDKLVDELAKGRPMAKVLREA encoded by the coding sequence ATGAGCCACCGGATCTTCACGGCGTCCGTCGCATCCGTCTATCCGCTCTACGTCGCCAAGGTGGAGCGCAAGGGCCGCACGGTGGCGGAGCTGCGTACGGCGATCACGTGGTTGACCGGCTACGACGACGCCACGTTCGACCGCATGCTGGCCGACGGCACCACGTTCGAGGAGTTCTTCGCGCGGGCGACGCTCAACCCGAGGTCTGCCCTGATCACCGGCAGCGTCTGCGGCGTGAAGGTGCAGGAGGTCGAGGACCCGCTCATGCGGTCGATCCGCTACCTGGACAAGCTCGTCGACGAGCTGGCCAAGGGCCGGCCGATGGCGAAGGTGCTCCGCGAGGCCTGA